GAAGATGGCCTTTTCTCGCTATCTTTGGCCGTTTCATTCAAAAACCGGCCGCTCATGTGGTAAAATTGGGACAAGACAAGTCTAAAATCGAGCCTAGttatgggtttgagtcgaaattttggcagcatttcgctataatggcgattaggccctagaaagtgtcctgaaaaagtcgtcacaattcaaaaatccaaaatggtaggaagtttacctaTCACACCAGGATTCCAAAAaaacaaatttcatcaaaaatgggcaatcctaaggccattttcgaagcgattttcgaAATAGCTGAGataccgtctcaatttcactcaaatgctcaatactcaacGAAATTAAAAAAGAATATATggttaaaaaccctaattttttcaatTAAATTCAAGCAAAATACGGATATtaaagcaagaatgagacacatacctctagtagtcatgattaatggaaggTTTTGATCAAATTTTTGCGGAATatcgttggaatttgagagagtttaagagagaatttgtgttttgttataatGAATAAAACACGGGTTCTGtggagtttttactcagacagggacgaacccaggaaatgaagcagcaggtgctgcgcctctacCAAGAGtcacagctcttgctgcgcctcttctccagcttccctccagctcaattttcaaaagtttgttataagttcgttatttgtgggcccatctttggtgcgcctcttcttcaacaccatatatcatacatttggtccatttgatatttATTCTTTGTCCAAACCTGTATTTCGAGCAGACTGTAAACTATCGCAGTATTTTGTCTACGAGCAGACTGTGAACTGTCACAGTACTTTATCCTCGAGCAGACTGTGAATCGTCGCAGTACTTCATCAAGACTTCGCTCGCAATAACGAGTGGGTTTCGCCTTTTCGTCCACCGAAAGTccatgacagccgattgcacttctcgagagacgAAGCAAGCACGAGCAAATTTCCATATTTCccagcaagagttcgcttgagaccaacgcaagcagattcctccagcagtttctaccgatgtcctgctaccctcaatattattggtTCCCCACGGAGTTCGGCAGAGGTTTCGTTTTCCGGATGTTCTCATACCAACCTTAGGTTCCCAACCTATCTATGCTCCCATACTTAGCCTTTTCtctttaggatcataatcctttaggatcacctttatTAGAGTTCCAACACTCAAACTTCGGTTACCCTTAGACTACCTTCCCGCCGGTGTTTTCCTTTTAGGGTCCCACGCCCTTAACACAACCTTTAGGTCCTAGCCTTAGCCCTTAGGTCTtagccttagctcctacgcaactccgaaaacatctcgagaaagaagtctcaggtatgatttattcttatggctggcgagcttccttacgtagtctaatggactttaaacgaccctccccggatgtcgacagactctaaaatgttcccgatgacaggtccttggctcagaccccttgagccgcctcgcgtcgccatagtcgtcaggttgtaatcttcgattaacctgatggctatactttgactttcgccttatccaagcctcagtcaaagtgggggctctgtagatacctcatttctgcacctcccgcaaaccaacCGGTGATGATTGGGACGCATGTtcggtacacggaacgatttatgacagttcgtaagtttatcgtcaattgatagctcaaatacttgtgtctaccccttggtcttcatctacgcgccattacggtcgttttgacagtaattagagtttatttggagtcCGGTACAAAAACCGCTTCGTTTTCTAATAAAcggttttaaaatgccgagtcggaatgttctagaatgttccagatatttattccataaaatcaatttttaatctttttgtataatatttcccgaaaatcatattttaaagaataaggaagtcaagatctaccgcaattccataaaagaaatgaggaaatctttcttccataggaggaaacctctggggaaaggacgcagcacctgctgcgcctcttcctagagTCGcaatggctgctgcgcctcttccccagcccttttctgcgtattttcaaatcttttcgagatttgtttccaaagtttcactcataccataattcctccgtgtgattagtataaatagggaccttcgttcctcatatttctcaccgagtgtccgcccttctcttctccctttgcattctaagaccatgctctaagcttattgacgtctacgtgcttgatcaatcgaccacgtaagctcggatccttctgagtaccagtcacgttgcatgaccgaccaatttgaccaactccccctcaattaatcaatcaatttaatctaaatcctctaacgagggcactttcatcatacattcgagtcgagcaatcactaatcattaacttagttaatctcatttcgtcaaacatgtaagtctgagggtgtaaatcccatattttattattatattttattattgtatcaattaatgtaaggttccTTGTATTATTAGTGGCTCTAAGAACTCCAGGAGGAAACGTTGCTTCAAGTATTTCAACATATGGGGAGAGGCAAAAGAGTTCTTGCACATTGTTAGAAGTAATTGGGATAAGGATATGATGGGTACTAGCATGTTCAGGCtggttaaaaatttaaaaaacctGAAACCAGCTTTGAAAAGTTTGAATAAAGAGGGGTATAATGATATTGAGCATTCAACTAGCAGACTCCAGAAACAGGTCCATGATCTGCAGGAACAACTTGGAAGGAATCCCACTGATATTCAATTGCTTAATGTAGAATATGAGGCCTCTCAGGAATTAAAAAAGTTAAGCACCGCTAGGGATAGCTTCTTGGCACAAAAGACTAAGCAGTTCTGGATGAAAGAGGGGGATACAAATAGTGCCTATTTCCATGGCAGTCTCAAAAAGAGAAGGAATGGGAATAGGGTGATCTTGATAGAGGACATGAATGGAAAGTTGTGTGACAGTCCAAAGCAGGTTCAGACGGCATTCCTGGAATATTATATGTAACTCCTTGGGACTAAACAGGCAACCACTAAAATACACAGGAAGATCATTGACCGAGGACAAAGATTCAGGGAGGAGCACAACTCTCTCTTGCTGAGACCTGTCACTGGGGAGGAAGTTAGAGCAACTGTGTTCAGTATCCCTGATAACAAATCACCAGGTCCTGATGGATACACAAGAAAGTTCTTTAAGGATGCTTGGAATGAGATAGGAGGGGAGGTGATTAATGCTGTCCAAGATTTTTTCAGAACTAGACAATTGCTGAAGTAAGTAAATGCAACAAATGTGACTCTGATCCCTAAGTGTGACAGGCCCCAAACTGTGCTTCAATTTCATCCTATAGCCTGCTGCAATATAGTCTATAAGGTAATATCTAAGCTGTTATGTGCAAGACTAGCTGAAGTGTTGCCTTTTATCATTGATCCTAATCAGGGAGCTTTTATACAAAATAGGAGCATACAGGAGAATATCCTTATATGTCAAGATTTAATTAGGTGCTATGAAAAGCCTAATGCATCTCCTAGATGTCTATTTAAAATAgatctccaaaaggcatatgatacTGTGGAGTGGACCTTTGTTGAGAAGCTACTTGATGAGCTAAGATTCCCTGTGGAGTTTCAGGAAATGGTGATGTAGTGTATAACTACAGCATCCTTTTCCTTATCCCTCAATGGGGAAATGTTTGGATACTTCCAAGGCAGGAGAGGTCTCAGACAGGGAGACCCCCTCTCTCCTCTTGTTTTCACACTATGTATGGAATACCTGACAAGAACTATTAAGTATGCTGCTGCTAAAAATGAGTTCAAGTATCATCCTATGTGCAAGCAAGTGCAATTGGCTAatttgatgtttgcagatgatgtgCTTCTATTCTGCAATGGGGATGCCAAGTCTATTATGCTGCTACTCCAGTCTTATTCTACCTTTTCTAAAGCAACTGGTCTAAAAATACGTGCTGCAAAGTCTAATGCTTATTTTATAGGGGTTCCTGATCAGCTCAAACAAGACATCTTGAGTGTTTCTGGTTTTGTAGAGGGTAAGTTACCTTTTAAGTATCTAGGCATGCCAATTCAAACTACTAGATTGCAAAAACAAGATTGTGAATGCTAAGTTGAGAAGATCTGTAGTAGAATTCATGGTTATGgagcaaaaaaaaatttcatatGCTGGCAGACTTGTCTTGGTGAAAGTAGTTCTGACTACCTTACACTCCTATTAGGCTTCCTTGTTTGTACTGCCAAAGGGGATTTTGGCAAAGGTAGAGGCTACTTGCAGAAATTTCCTATGGGATAACTGTGCTGACTACCATAGGGTTCCACTGGTGGCATGGGACACTGTGTGTAGGCCTAAAGCAGAGGGTGGTTTAGGGATTAAAAACTTGGAAATGATGAATAAGGCTCTGATAGGTAAGCTGGTCAATTGGATTGTTGAAGATAAGGACACTATATGGGTCAAATGGGTGAAGTATAACCATCTGAAAGAACAGTCTTGGTGGCAGTATAAGCCTGGTTCTAATACAAGCTGGGTGTGGAGGAGAATCTGTGGAGTAAAACAGGACTTGGCTGCTGCTTACACAAATGGGGCATGGGATATACAGTGAGCAGGATTCTCTACTGCCAGCTGTTATCAATGGCTCCTGGGTACTCGTCCTAAGGTTAGCTGGGATGGGGTGATATGGAATGAATGGGTGGTCCCAAAGCACCAATTCATGGGATGGCTGCTTGCCCATGGAGCTTTCAGAACCAAAGATAAGTTGATCAGATATGGGGTGGACATTGATGACAGCTGCTGTTTATGTGGACAGGCATCTGAAGACTTGGAACACCTATTCTTTAGGTGTGGTTACAGCTTCAGGATAGTTCAAGGTTTGCAGCAAAAAACTGGCCTAAATTTACCAGTTGACATTATGCTGGACTGGTGTATACAAACTACTGGAACTAAGATGCAGAGAGGGGTGTAGGCAAGACTGATCTTGGGAGCTATATATCATGTTTGGCATCACAGAAATAAGTGCAGGGTTGATGGTGTACTTCTAAGGCCTGAGAAGGTTGCTACAAATATTGTTGATGACATGAAGCTGAGAGTTCAAGGAAGAGACAGAAACAAGCTTGCTTTTTTAGAACTACAATGGCTTAAGGAAGTTGGTATTATGTAACTGGTTTTAGTtgatattgttggaatatgtgtccttcgacaataatgcgatcacgactgtcgatcatgatgatcacatgtttaaatctcattataaagaatacaattgggaagtaatattgttactgtcaactggtcaacatatatcggtaatgattggctgactagagtttgacattactgtcgtgcgacggtggtgatcagttgatcccttaggtcatacctatagggcaacactcttaattgattatttaattaatcgtataacgttacgagttaattaaattatttgaaaattgacggacgattttggaagtaaaatttacgtatcatattaaaatgtgattaaatgagatacggtctgagtaatcgaattgtatcattactcggatgaaattattgtttaaggaaacaattaaatttgaatgaatcattataaaaatgatttataaatggaaaaatattttggtacaagtagttatgaaattactaagtcaattttgtatgtgacgtattttaataatacgttgatttttaatatgttaaaaatacacaacaaatttatgtaacatgtgacatgtgacacattgacaattgacaaaaataaaatggatttcatgttatccatatggaccgaaatattgggcataattaacatattcttataatgttaattaaattagtggaagatgtaataatttctctaatataggcatgcatacctagtgttaattaaattagtggaagatgtaatAATTAAATATTGGgcataattaacatattcttaccatgcattggccatcccaaaccaccctacccggtttcctCTAGGAAAGAACAAAAGGGTTTTTGCTTATATCTTAATCAATTCACTACATGCTAGTGTACATGATTATTTTTCATTCACTCATCAAAAATATAagtttttgaaagataaaaattacttcctcctcttcttctctaaccggttttagagagccaaaaataccaaattattttgggtcatttttcacaagattaatattgtactagttcatataatattaattttattaagagtaagctttgggtataattccttgggagagatcctacacttggatctttgttcatccaaaaggaaagctcaagaacaaaagaaaaggagatttcttttgtgcccatttgaaccgaaactacaatgtaaggatattatttcttccttatttgtttttaatgtttgcatgcataaaatccaactttaattttatgacaaattaaattaccacatatatgaatatgtaagtatatagatctacttttccttcaatcggtatcaagagccacggttgtttgcatgcaaatcggttaaaagtttttccgagttataagaataacatataaaacttgtaaaatttgtgttattatgatatatcacgaaattaattcatgcatgttaatatttcttgtcctaaaatgttttaggatattttggttaattttacggatttttattgttcatattatacaataatggcatttaaatatgattttatgagtaaaaatatcatttttggtctaaaattagctatacttcgaattttccagtaatttttggatatgttgtcacatatattattttgagataacctgtaaattttcataatttttggacttgttatgctcgaaaaatggatttttcattattaaattcggatttaggtgaaaaataggttaatatgagttaaatttcgaatctggtcatagaaatttaatatgttgtcacatgcaattttacaagatgtgtgtaaaataattggctataaagaagtctttttgaatgatttatggatttttgaagaaaaatagcataaatagtgacattattagtgaaaaattaataaaacataatctatgacttaggaaaaatgtctaatgttgtattttattatctttttcaactctaaaattgaaaagttaatgaatataatttttccatgtttttatgattattttattaaaaatcaataaaccgcaacattgtttttccggaaaaatttcgaaatttttaacctaagattttgaacattatgagtgtcatggtatttttccagaatgttcatgggtttaaatttcaaattttgaatttatttgaaattttgtgatttatttgaagtttatagcttatttttgtatttttagtccattaatgaacaattttataaatatatgagttaattatggtcaaattattagtgaagactaaattttgagtcctaagaggttagggtaattaacttatgcataaatatgaatttatgtaatttttgtgattgtaaaatgttaaaatcacgcaaatccgtaaaaaccgagtaatatacgatattggctaattaaaggcgatttagcataaaattgagcatgttcatacatattataatgctgcattttctttatgattgtcataattttaatttatgtaatttttgaattatgtatttttacttagtatggccttagattttaattggtatttcccgaaatgtatgggaatatcgattcggttgtaattttattgtgatcttgtatcaccgttttgtaatttaatagatttattttattttagttacaaatgtataataggaaattatgtaatttattatgtaattttattcattccggagttcccaaagacggatttcttcaagaatggcgatacataaagacggtgttacctcgagatgcgtgccacaaccgaagttcaagggaccaatggagttggtttccgaatatgtaatagttaaatagtttttctattttaggaaaggccatactaggatttatttatttatttttatgcttgcattttattttatgtcacatgcatcgctaaatcgccataactaaaacatgcatccttattttatcgagtttatcgatcgtgtcaattaaaattatcgtagttcaccgctttagttcacttaaaacgtgatagataataaattgacatgacctctcgctaaaacaattaattgatacatagccttaccaaatagtagaaaccatgaaaacctatttcgcgagggagtgcactcggctaccccggggtacaaaccttgttacgtaggggaagtgggtgataaatgtctaatccaccgaattcatgttgataagggtttcatcggctaccccgtgcctaagttgatgtgggtttggataatggacacatttattcgaaatttggattgaactcaacaaaagtaattgataagggtttcatcggctaccccgtacCCTTGttaatgtgttttgggctatagataaacattagaataattttatcgaccaagagttctaaaagtagaatcgattaaaaagttaatccaccgagttatattgatgaaggtttcatcggctactccgtgcctaagttgatatgaatttgggtcttggaatcatttattatagttgagtagaggtcactatataaatgttcatatcttgttaatattttacaagtatgatttaaaaagacaaatgttaatatttccttttcctccatatttgtagttctttacaatgaatccatcaaatgctaccgcaccaataactattgaatcttaccacaatgttcttgacgacatttgctccaacaatgatttcgacaccactagagaacttcatttcgggataggttcggatggaaaccttaacttcatcactt
The Silene latifolia isolate original U9 population chromosome 11, ASM4854445v1, whole genome shotgun sequence genome window above contains:
- the LOC141613436 gene encoding uncharacterized protein LOC141613436, with the protein product MEYLTRTIKYAAAKNEFKYHPMCKQVQLANLMFADDVLLFCNGDAKSIMLLLQSYSTFSKATGLKIRAAKSNAYFIGVPDQLKQDILSVSGFVEDCKNKIVNAKLRRSVVEFMASLFVLPKGILAKVEATCRNFLWDNCADYHRVPLVAWDTVCRPKAEGGLGIKNLEMMNKALIGKLVNWIVEDKDTIWVKWVKYNHLKEQSWWQYKPGSNTSWVWRRICGVKQDLAAAYTNGAWDIQ